The DNA segment CGCTAAATTTTTCCCTGTACATTTTGGGGGTCATTCCTACATTTCTTTTAAACAAAGAACGAAATGCTTTTAAATCATTATAACCTGATTCTAGCATTACTTCCATAATACTGTATCTAGAGGTTTCTAATAATTGCTTGGCAGCTTCTATACGAGTTTTTTGCAAATATTCTATCGGTGTTATACCTGTTACTTGCTTAAAGCGTCTTACTAAATTTCGTCTGCTTGCAGGTACTTCGGTAATAATTTCTTCTATTGTAGTGGCAGTGCTAAAATTCTTTTTAATCTCATCCTGCACCTGTTTTACAAGCTCATCACCATGGTCGTGTATCGGCACAAACGAACCAAAATACAACTGGCAACTTCTATCCATATCTACCGAAAAAATCTTAGCAGCCTTTATCGCTACTTCTCTATTACAATATACTTCCAGTAATAGCATCATCAGATGAAAACTATTGGTTGCTCCGCCACTGGTGTATATCTTGTCCTGTTCGGTCACTACCGCTTTTTCCTGTACTCGCACTTTAGGAAACAATCTGGCAAAAGAAGCCCAAGCATTGATATGTGTAGTTGCAGGTTTATCGTTCAGTAAGCCTGTAGCTGCTAACAAAAAAGCTCCTGTACAATAGCTTGCTATGGCCGCACCTTTTTTATATTGTTGCTGTAACCAAGGTATCCAGGACATATTTGCTTCAATCGATTCTGCAACCATATCCCCTTTAAATGCAGGAATAAAAATAAGGTCATACCATTCCTCATTATTGGTGTTCTTAGGCACATAACCTGCATAGCTACCAGGGTTGTATTCTTGCGGGCATACGAGTTCTATTACAAAAGGATGTTCCTTCCCCTCTTTTTTATAAAAACCGTTTACTGTTTCAAATACATCTAACATTGCGGCTACGCTCAGCAGCCTATGATTCTTGAGAAGTAATATACCTAATTTCATGATATTCAATAAGTAATAAACAGAAAAGCAAATATAAAAAGTTTTTTGTCTCAAACACCCCTCTTAATTGACTTTTTAAACAACCCTCTGCTTAAACAATTTAAAATAATTTTGTAAATAGTTAATATAAATAATTTTATCGTAATTTTTTACGACAAATCATTAACTATTTATAATTATGAAAAAACTATTATCACCTTCATCAATGGGTACAAATATGGCTAATCTTTTACTACGAATATTTTTCGGAGGTATGCTTGTACATTTTGGCTATGGTAAAGTTGAAATGTATGATACTATACTGCCCAACTTTAGCGATATCATCGGTATCGGGTCTGAGCTTTCTTTTCATTTGGTCATTTTTGCAGAGCTCTTTTGCGGGTTATTCATATTACTTGGCTTTGCCACACGCTATTCTGTAATACCTGTTTTTATTACTATGGTTGTAGCCTATTTTATAGCGCACGGCAATGATGCTTTTAATGATAAAATACCCGCCTTTATTTTCATGGTGCTTTGTTTACCTGTATTTATACTGGGGAGTGGTAAATACTCTATAGACTACTTTATTTTAAAACCGAAAAAAATAGCTAATACATGAGGACTCTAAAACTACAAGTACAAATGTCGGTTAATGGTTACATTGCCGGATCTAACAGTGAAATGGACTGGCTAGAATGGGGCTGGGAGGACGACATTAAAAATTATGTAAATAGCCTTCATGAAACTGTAGATACAATAGTACTGGGCAGAAAACTAGCGGAAGGTTTTATTCCGCATTGGCAGTCTTTTTCCGAAAATCCTGAAACTGCAAATGATTTCTCGCACAAAATGGTTGATACTCATAAAGTAGTATTTTCTAATACTATCGGCAATCAGGAAAACTGGAAAAATACAGTAGTTACCAATAATAATATTACCGAAAAAATCAATAAACTTAAAGCTGAGGATGGTGGAGATATTATTGTTTACGGTGGTGGAGAGTTTGTTTCTTCGCTTATTGATCAAGGGTTAATTGATAATTTCTATCTGTTTGTAAATCCTTCTGCCATCAGTAATGGTATGCCAATATTTGAAAAACTTAGTGTACCACAAAAACTAGCATTAATGGAAGTACAACCTTTTACATGTGGTATAACTGTTTTACATTATACAAGAAAATAAATTTATTAATAACCATAAAAAATTAATCATTATGAAAGTATTAAATCCTTATTTAAACTTTAACGGAAACACCGAAGAAGTTTTCAATTTTTACAAAAGCGTTTTTGGCGGTGAGTTTTCTACCCTAATGCGCTTTAAAGATGTACCTGCCGATGTACCAATGGATGGCTGTGTAGATACGGAAGGAAATAAACCTGCTGAAAACGAGGGCGAAAAAATTATGCATATTGCTTTACCTATTGGCAATAATATCTTAATGGCAAGTGATGTACCATCGCACATGGAACAGGTAAAAGGAGGGACGAATACCTCTTTAAGTATAAGTGTAGAAAGTAAAAAGGAAGCCGACAGCATATTTGCAGCCTTATCAGAAGGCGGAACAGTTATTATGCCTATAGATAATATGTTTTGGGGAGATTACTTCGGTATGCTTACAGATAAATTTGGCATACAGTGGATGGTTAATTTCAACGCTCAACAGCAGTAATAAAATGCTCTTTGTTAGGCTAAAAATAAAGACTATGGTAAATAAATCAAAAGCATTTAGCAGCTTTTCTGTTGATGATATAGTAAAAGCACGAGAATTTTATACTAACGTTCTTGGTCTAACTGTTAAAGAGGGAGGTATGGAGGGCATATTGGAGCTTTATATTAAAGAAAGTAACCCTGTAATTATTTATCCTAAACCTAACCATGAACCTGCTTCATTTACCATACTCAACTTCCCTGTACCTGATATTGAAGAAGCTGTTTCCTCATTAAAAGATAAAGGGGTTATTTTTGAAAGCTATGACTATAAAGAGCTAAAAACAGAATCTAATAACATCTTTAGAGGTGATGGACCACATATTGCATGGTTTAAAGACCCTGCCGGAAACATCTTGAGTATTATTCAAGAATAAAAAGATTATCAATCATTAATCAAAAACGAATAGTAATATGTTTCAAAAAATAATTAATGAACTTGAAGAAGCACTGGGAGAAACCATCTCCCTGCTTTCTTCTGCTGAGGAAGCGCAACTAAATGCGGTACCATTTGAAGGAAGCTGGACAGCTGCGCAAACGGGTATACATCTTTTAAAATCAGGAACGGGAATGGATAAATTATTTACCGCTCCGGCTCCTGTTACTGAACGCGTAGCCGATAAAAATATCGAAGAGCTTAAAAGCATATTCCTTGATTTTAGTAGAAAAATGGAATCGCCAGAATTTATATTACCTGAAGATAAACATTATAACAAAGAAGAACTTTTAATTCTTCTAAAAGAGTTAAGACTGGCAATAACGGAGGCTTTAAAAAAGGCCACCTTAAAGGAAGTACCAGAACTGCCTGACTGGAATCCGTTTAAAGGCTATACTAAACTGGAGTTGGTTTATTTTTTGATTTATCATACACAAAGGCATAACCAGCAGATAAAAAACATATTAAAAAATGTATCCGCTTGAGTTACCCCTCACGATAATTAATCATAACTTTTACAATAGTATATAATTTAGGGAATTGCTCTTTTAACTCCTCCGGTGTTTCAAAGAAATGCTCTAGCAATACAGCCATAAATTCATATTTATTGGTATATGCATAATCTCGTAGATAACCCGATGCCAATAATGCTTCTCTGTTATTTGAGTCACCCAAATAACGCATTACATCATCTAACATATCACTATAAACTATTGATGATGAACCAAACCTTCTTTTTCTTAATGAGTTGAAATATACTACATGGGCGAACTCATGCAACCCAAGATTGATATTATCATTATTATAAGCTAATCCTTCTTCAAAATGGCTCCAAGAAAATACTACAGCCCTTGCCGAAGGGTTAAATTCTCCTTTATGATAATCGCCACTCCGAGATAAAAACACATCTGGATATACTATAACTACCGAGAATACATTTTGTATGTACTTTCGCATCCCGAAAGTAAGCATAATCGATGTTGCCGCTATTTTCAGCTTCATCTCTTGGGTAACCTCTAGACCGTCTCTACCTACAAAAGTATAATTACCTATAAATACAGCCACTCTATGACAAAAATAAGATTGCCTTTTTGGTGAAAGTTTCTGATAAAATACAAAATTTTCGTGCAATATAGCTACTTCATCTATAGCTAGTTGCTTTTTTACAGGATAAAAATGAACATATACAGGCTTATTAAAAATGAAAGTATATATAGGTTCTATTATTATAGAAAAAGTAAAAAATATTCCAACAAAAACTATTAGTAAAAAAAAGAATACGTCCATAGGCATTAAAAAGCCAGATATTTTATCTGGCTTTATTTATATTATTTATGCGATAAAATTCCCTTCTTTAATACCTGACCAAACTCATACATATCTTCATAAGAGCAGTATAATGGCACTGGTGCAAGTCGTATTACATTTGGCTCTCTCCAGTCGGTTATTACACCATTCTCCATCAAATAATCAAATAATGCTTTACCCTCTCCATGTAAAAATACTGATAATTGACAGGCTCTCTCTTTAGGGTTAGATGGTGTTATAATCTCAAAAGTACTATCTACATCTTTATCAATTTCATGTAGTATAAATTCAAGATATGAGGTTATATGGTCTCTTTTCTGTATTAATGCAGGCATACCTACTTCGTCAAACATTTCTACCGAAGCTAGATAAGGTGCAAGCGATAGTATGGGTAGGTTACTAATTTGCCAGCCATCTGCACCACGTACAGGATCAAACTGTGGCTCCATTAAAAAGCGGCGTTCTTTATTATGTCCCCACCAACCTGCAAAACGTGGTAAATCCATATCATTATGATGCATTTCGTGTACAAATGCGCCCGATGCATTACCTGGTCCTGAATTCATATATTTATAACTACACCATGCAGCAAAATCTACATTCCATTTGTGTAAATCAAGGTGTATATTACCCGCAGCATGTGCCAAATCCCAGCCTACATAAGCTCCTGCTTCTTGTCCTGCTTTGGTTATCGTTTCCATATCAAAAACCTGACCTGTATAGTAATTTACTCCACCTATAAGAACAAGTGCTAGCTCATCGCCTGCTTCTTTTATAACATTCAATACGTCTTCTGTTCGAATATTATGTTCGCCATCTCGTCTTTTTATTTCTATAATGGCATCATCAGGATCATATCCATGAAAATGCACTTGACTTTTTATCATGTACTGGTCGCTAGGAAAGGCTTTTTCTTCGCAAATAATTTTATATCTATTGGGTTTAGGGTTATAAAAACTAACCATTAACAAATGTAAATTTACCGTAAGAGTATTCATAACTGTAACCTCACTAGGCAACGCTCCTACTACTTTACTTAGTGGTTGTGCAAAACGCTCATGGTAATCCCACCAAGGTTTATCGGCAAAAAAATGTCCTTCTACAGCAAGTTTAGCCCAGTCGTTCATTACCTCATCTACATAGGCTTTTGTTCTTTTGGGTTGTAACCCTAACGAGTTTCCTGTAAAATAAATTACTTGCTTGCCGTTTATATGCGGAAAGTTAAATTCATCCCGATACTTAGCCAGTTTATCTTGTGCATCAAGTTGCTGTGCAAATTCGCGTGTATTCTTAAAATCCATCGTTGTTTGTTTGTTGGATGTAAAAATAAGGAAATAAAAAAAGGAATAAAACAAAAAATCCCGCCTTTACGGCAGGATTTTTATATAATTTTTTAAAAACTTACAATATTAACATTGCATCGCCATAGGTATAAAAGCGATATTTTTCTTTTACTGCCTCATCATAGGCTTCACGCATAAGATCGTGACCCATAAATGCAGAAATCATCATTAACAATGTAGATTTTGGTGTATGGAAGTTTGTTATCATACAATCGGCAATACTAAAATCGTAAGGAGGGAAAATAAATTTATTAGTCCATCCTACATAAGGATTTAAAGTATGTTGCGAAGAAACAGAACTTTCCATAGCACGCATAGAGGTAGTACCTACAGCACATATTCTTCTCTTTGCTGATTTTGCATTATTTACAATATCACATGCCTCTTGGTTAATGATAAGTTCTTCAGAGTCCATTTTATGTTTAGACAAATCTTCTACTTCAACAGGGTTAAATGTACCTAAACCAACGTGTAATGTAACCTCTGCAAAATCGACTCCTTTTATCTCAAGCCTTTTTAATAAGTGCTTAGAAAAGTGAAGTCCAGCAGTAGGTGCTGCAACAGCCCCTTCTTCTTTAGCATATATTGTTTGGTAACGTTCTGCATCTTCAGGTGTTACATCTCTACTAATATATTTTGGTATAGGTGTTTCGCCTAGCTCTGTAAGTTTAGCTCTAAACTCTTCATAAGACCCATCATACAAGAAACGTAATGTTCTTCCGCGTGATGTTGTATTATCTATTACCTCTGCTACTAATGAATCGTCTTCGCCAAAATAAAGTTTGTTACCAATTCTTATTTTTCTAGCTGGATCTACTAATACATCCCAAAGGCGTTGTTCGGCATTTAATTCTCTAAGTAAGAAAACTTCTATTCTCGCTCCAGTCTTTTCTTTATTTCCGTATAGACGTGCAGGGAATACTTTGGTATTGTTAAGTACCATAACATCGCCCTCATCAAAATAATCTAATACATCTTTGAACAACTTGTGCTCTATTGTTTTTGTTTTCCTGTTTATTACCATCAAGCGTGCCTCATCTCTACTCTCAGCAGGAAACTCTGCAAGTAATTCATTAGGCAAGTTGAAATTGAAGTTTGATAATTTCATGTGTATATGTTTAATTTCAGCGGAATAAGCACGCCATTTTAACTGACTGCAAATATACTACTGTAAAGCAGGCGTTGTCAAGTGTTTTGCAATATATTTATTATAATATATCATCAGTAGCATGAAAAGTAAGTGTTCAGATTTTTTTTACAGCCTATTAATCGTAAATCCAACCTTTTTAAGATCATCCCAAAAAGCAGGATAGGATTTAGAAACTACTTCGGCATCCTGAATAATAATGGGCGTTTTTAATGCTAGTGGTGCAAAAGCCATAGCCATTCGATGATCATTATAAGTGGCTACAGTAACTTCTTTATTTACAGGTAGGCTATCCATAAACTTTTTTAATGTAAGACTATCATGAGTTACTGTAATTTTAGCGCCAAACTTTTTGAGTTCTGTTTTTAGTGCTTCGAGCCTGTCAGTTTCTTTTATTTTTAGTGTATGAAGCCCTGTAAGATGACACTCTATACCTAAACCAAAACAGGTAACCGCTATAGTTTGGGCAATATCTGGGGTATTATTCAATGCTAAATTAATAGTTGATAGTTCGTGGACACTAGCTTTTCTTAACGTGATAGCATTGTCAATAAAAGTAGTAGTAACCCCTAAATGATCATAAATATCTACCAATGCAGTATCACCCTGAAGGCTTTTTTCTTTAAATGATGATAGCGTTAACATACTACCTAATGGTGACAAAGCAACAATAGCATAAAAATAAGAAGCTGAACTCCAGTCGCTTTCCACTATAAGACTTATAGGTATTTTGTTTTTAGTTTTTGGCTGTACCTTGATAACGTTTCTATCCATACTTGCCTTAATCTCTGTTTCGTTAAGTAACGCAAGTGTCATTTTTATATAGGGTAATGATGTAACTTCTCCTTGAAGAGTAATTTCGAGACCATTTTCTAACTTTGGAGCTATTAATAATAATGCTGTTATGTACTGGCTGCTTACATTAGCATTGATACTAACCTTGCTTTTAGTTATTTTTTTACCTGTTATTTTTAGCGGCGGGTAACCTTCTTTCTCAATATAGGTTATATCAGCTCCCAAATTCCGTAATGCTTCTACCAAAACACCTATTGGGCGTTGCTGCATCCGTTTAGAACCTGTTAAAGTCACCCCCCTACCCTCTTGTATGGCATAGTAGGCCGTAAGAAATCGCATGGTTGTACCTGCATGGTGTACATCTATAACATTGCTACTACTGTTAAGCGCTTGTTGCATTACAGTACTATCATCAGAATCTGATATGTTTTTAATAGCAATTTCTGGAAAAAGTGCCTGTAATAATAAAAGTCTATTGGTTTCAGACTTGCTACCTGACAATGTCAGCCTCTCAGTACGTATGACTTTTATTAAACTTAACTTTATATCCATAAAAGATATTATTTACCTCAAAAGTAAAAAACTATTTCAACTTATCGTTGTTATGATGCCTGTCGTGATCGCGTTTTGTTTTTAAATCAAGTTTTTTATCAAAAGCTTCTTGCAGGTTTACTCCTGTTTGGTTGGCAAGACAAAGTACTACAAACACTACATCAGCAAGTTCTTCTCCTAAATCTTTATTTTTATCACTCTCTTTTTCACTTTGCTCTCCATACCTACGTGCTATAATGCGTGCCACTTCGCCTACCTCTTCTGTAAGCTGTGCCATATTGGTGAGCTCGTTAAAGTAACGCACACCATGCTCTTTTATCCAATTATCTACTTCCTGTTGTGCATTTTTTATATCCATTATTTTACTTTTTTAAGTACTACCTTTTCATTTTGTTTTTCTATCATATTACGATAAAAATCCTTTAATGTATAATAATATTCCTGATGTATATTAGCATAATTTATTAAAAACAGGGTTGAGATTTGCAATTGATTATTTATAACTGCAATATTATATTTAAATCTACCTATGTTTTGCTCCATTTCTATATTTACGGGTTCTGGCAATGATGCTACTGTGTATCCTTCTGGAAGATTTATAATTACCATTTTTTTTTGTAATACTGGAAAAACAAAGTCAATTGGATATTCACGTTTTTCTTGCTTAAAAGGATTTTCTTCAACTGTATGAAACAGTAAAGGGTTAAAATATATTTTATCTCCTATAAACTCTACTTGACTACTGCTTGTAAAACTATATTGCTCATTAATCGGTTTTGACACATCATTTACATTTGATATAGTAAAACCGCTTACGGTAATATTATTATAATTTTTCTCAATTTCAGCAATATAGTTTTCTTCATTAATATCTTTATTTGCTTCGCGGAAATTGTAAGCATAAGAGTCGAAATAAGTATGTCGTGTTTTCCCCAAGATATTTCCTTCGGGAGATAAATCGGCAGTAATAATAACAGATTCCAGCGATTTTTTGGTAGGTAAAAGGTCAATTTCAGCATTAGAGCCATCCTTTTTTATCAGTCTCCCTTTCCAGTTTAATGCTCGTTTAGGTAATATACCTAGAGCTGTGTATTTACTAGTCGCATCTAATAAAATTAAAGTATCATTTATACTCACAGATGAAATCACATAGTTAAAACCATTCATACTAGGGTAAGCAATAATACCGTTAGAACGAGTACTCACAAGTACTGGGTTAGCATCAAATCCTGCATAACGTAGCATAGCAGTAAGCATAAGGTTAATTTCAGCAGCATTACCTACTTTGTTTTCATAGGCTTTCTTTACACCTTCCTTACAATAATAACGGCTTTCTTCATTCCAATTCATTCTTGATTTAACATAGTTGAAAACAACCTCTATTTTCTTTTCAGGAGTTTGTAAACCTGATAAAAGCACTGACAAATCATCTTCAAAATAAGAGTCACGTTTTAATTCTTTTCCAAAATCATCATCCTCATATATTTTCTTTGCAACTGCTTCCCATGTTGTTGAATAATGCTTCTCCTGTTCTCCGTCAAATTGCGTTAATGCCAGTTCATGCTTTAATGTAGAGCGATAATTATCCATATTGTTTACAAAGACTTCTTCTTTTAAGGCTTTTACATTTTTTGCGGTATATGTCGTTGTAAACTCATTGTATTTAGTAACACCTCGAATCAATTTAGATTCTGATTTATCTACATCAATATAACCATATAAGAGTGTATTAAAAACAAAGCACGAGGGTATAGATGACTTATAGCTTACATAATTTGCCGGTATGTCATATTGAAAATGCCAATCTCTTATATTAGTATGATAAGGCGTTTTTATAGTATATCTATATTCTATTACGCTACCTTCTTTTACATTGGGAAGAGTTATTTTTTTAGCATAAAAATCTTCAACTATTTTTTCATCAAACTCTCCTTCTTCTTTTAATTTTGTTTTATCAATTTCGCCATTGACAAGATTATAGGTACATGCTTTAGAATAATACGCTCTTATTCTTCTACCTCCCGTATAATATACAAGCTTATCTGTAGCATATTCATAGCCTTCTTTTGTATAAATTTTTATACGGGTGTCTACCTTTGTAATCATATATAAATTTCTATCTCCATCTAATATAAAAGAGGTATTACCACTTCGAAACAAGATGGCAGCAGGGGCATCGGGGTCATCGGGGTGCGATTTCTGTTCCAGCTCTTCCCTACTCACTTCACCTAATTTAAACTCCTGTGCAAAAACATTAGAGTGTATAAATAATACAAAACAAGTAATAACGACTTTAAAATACATTTAAACAAGCTTTAACTTTCTATACTTTTTTAAGTACTATTTTCTCGTTTTGTTTTACAAAAACATCATTGAAAAACGATTTTAAGTCACTGTAGTATTCTGGGTTTAATCTTCCTACATTAATATCGTTATTTATTACCATTTGTATTTGATTACCTCTTTGTGCAATATTAAAACGGAATGTACAAATATTGCCATCCATAGCTACCGTTGCTGACTCTGGTAACGATTCTACCTCATAACCATCTGGTATCGTAATACTAATATTATACCTGTCTTGGCGTGGATAAATAAAATCTACTGGATAGGCTCGTTTTTCTTGTTTAAAAGGGTTTTCTTTCATTGTATAGAACAACATTGGCGAAAGGTATATTTTATCGCCTATTACATCTGCGCCAGCATTATTTTGAAAAGAGAAACCTTCTATAATAGGTTTATCATACTCTTTATCATTAGTGAGTTTATAATCAGATACTATTGCATTACCCAATTTTTTTTCTAACCCTGAAAGGTAGTTATCCTGGTTAACATTAAGATATGCTTCTCTAAATACATAAGCATTATAATCAAAATACTGTACTCTTATTTGCCCATCTATGCTACCGTTGCTATTAAGGTTTGCCATAACAACAGTATTTTCTACCGAATTTATGACTGGAGTAACTAATACTTGTGCAGACGAAAG comes from the Flavobacterium arcticum genome and includes:
- a CDS encoding GlxA family transcriptional regulator, translated to MKLGILLLKNHRLLSVAAMLDVFETVNGFYKKEGKEHPFVIELVCPQEYNPGSYAGYVPKNTNNEEWYDLIFIPAFKGDMVAESIEANMSWIPWLQQQYKKGAAIASYCTGAFLLAATGLLNDKPATTHINAWASFARLFPKVRVQEKAVVTEQDKIYTSGGATNSFHLMMLLLEVYCNREVAIKAAKIFSVDMDRSCQLYFGSFVPIHDHGDELVKQVQDEIKKNFSTATTIEEIITEVPASRRNLVRRFKQVTGITPIEYLQKTRIEAAKQLLETSRYSIMEVMLESGYNDLKAFRSLFKRNVGMTPKMYREKFSGQVV
- a CDS encoding DoxX family protein yields the protein MKKLLSPSSMGTNMANLLLRIFFGGMLVHFGYGKVEMYDTILPNFSDIIGIGSELSFHLVIFAELFCGLFILLGFATRYSVIPVFITMVVAYFIAHGNDAFNDKIPAFIFMVLCLPVFILGSGKYSIDYFILKPKKIANT
- a CDS encoding dihydrofolate reductase family protein → MRTLKLQVQMSVNGYIAGSNSEMDWLEWGWEDDIKNYVNSLHETVDTIVLGRKLAEGFIPHWQSFSENPETANDFSHKMVDTHKVVFSNTIGNQENWKNTVVTNNNITEKINKLKAEDGGDIIVYGGGEFVSSLIDQGLIDNFYLFVNPSAISNGMPIFEKLSVPQKLALMEVQPFTCGITVLHYTRK
- a CDS encoding VOC family protein, translated to MKVLNPYLNFNGNTEEVFNFYKSVFGGEFSTLMRFKDVPADVPMDGCVDTEGNKPAENEGEKIMHIALPIGNNILMASDVPSHMEQVKGGTNTSLSISVESKKEADSIFAALSEGGTVIMPIDNMFWGDYFGMLTDKFGIQWMVNFNAQQQ
- a CDS encoding VOC family protein, translated to MVNKSKAFSSFSVDDIVKAREFYTNVLGLTVKEGGMEGILELYIKESNPVIIYPKPNHEPASFTILNFPVPDIEEAVSSLKDKGVIFESYDYKELKTESNNIFRGDGPHIAWFKDPAGNILSIIQE
- a CDS encoding DinB family protein, with translation MFQKIINELEEALGETISLLSSAEEAQLNAVPFEGSWTAAQTGIHLLKSGTGMDKLFTAPAPVTERVADKNIEELKSIFLDFSRKMESPEFILPEDKHYNKEELLILLKELRLAITEALKKATLKEVPELPDWNPFKGYTKLELVYFLIYHTQRHNQQIKNILKNVSA
- a CDS encoding zinc-dependent peptidase, with translation MPMDVFFFLLIVFVGIFFTFSIIIEPIYTFIFNKPVYVHFYPVKKQLAIDEVAILHENFVFYQKLSPKRQSYFCHRVAVFIGNYTFVGRDGLEVTQEMKLKIAATSIMLTFGMRKYIQNVFSVVIVYPDVFLSRSGDYHKGEFNPSARAVVFSWSHFEEGLAYNNDNINLGLHEFAHVVYFNSLRKRRFGSSSIVYSDMLDDVMRYLGDSNNREALLASGYLRDYAYTNKYEFMAVLLEHFFETPEELKEQFPKLYTIVKVMINYREG
- the kynU gene encoding kynureninase; translation: MDFKNTREFAQQLDAQDKLAKYRDEFNFPHINGKQVIYFTGNSLGLQPKRTKAYVDEVMNDWAKLAVEGHFFADKPWWDYHERFAQPLSKVVGALPSEVTVMNTLTVNLHLLMVSFYNPKPNRYKIICEEKAFPSDQYMIKSQVHFHGYDPDDAIIEIKRRDGEHNIRTEDVLNVIKEAGDELALVLIGGVNYYTGQVFDMETITKAGQEAGAYVGWDLAHAAGNIHLDLHKWNVDFAAWCSYKYMNSGPGNASGAFVHEMHHNDMDLPRFAGWWGHNKERRFLMEPQFDPVRGADGWQISNLPILSLAPYLASVEMFDEVGMPALIQKRDHITSYLEFILHEIDKDVDSTFEIITPSNPKERACQLSVFLHGEGKALFDYLMENGVITDWREPNVIRLAPVPLYCSYEDMYEFGQVLKKGILSHK
- the queA gene encoding tRNA preQ1(34) S-adenosylmethionine ribosyltransferase-isomerase QueA, with amino-acid sequence MKLSNFNFNLPNELLAEFPAESRDEARLMVINRKTKTIEHKLFKDVLDYFDEGDVMVLNNTKVFPARLYGNKEKTGARIEVFLLRELNAEQRLWDVLVDPARKIRIGNKLYFGEDDSLVAEVIDNTTSRGRTLRFLYDGSYEEFRAKLTELGETPIPKYISRDVTPEDAERYQTIYAKEEGAVAAPTAGLHFSKHLLKRLEIKGVDFAEVTLHVGLGTFNPVEVEDLSKHKMDSEELIINQEACDIVNNAKSAKRRICAVGTTSMRAMESSVSSQHTLNPYVGWTNKFIFPPYDFSIADCMITNFHTPKSTLLMMISAFMGHDLMREAYDEAVKEKYRFYTYGDAMLIL
- a CDS encoding 3-phosphoshikimate 1-carboxyvinyltransferase; protein product: MDIKLSLIKVIRTERLTLSGSKSETNRLLLLQALFPEIAIKNISDSDDSTVMQQALNSSSNVIDVHHAGTTMRFLTAYYAIQEGRGVTLTGSKRMQQRPIGVLVEALRNLGADITYIEKEGYPPLKITGKKITKSKVSINANVSSQYITALLLIAPKLENGLEITLQGEVTSLPYIKMTLALLNETEIKASMDRNVIKVQPKTKNKIPISLIVESDWSSASYFYAIVALSPLGSMLTLSSFKEKSLQGDTALVDIYDHLGVTTTFIDNAITLRKASVHELSTINLALNNTPDIAQTIAVTCFGLGIECHLTGLHTLKIKETDRLEALKTELKKFGAKITVTHDSLTLKKFMDSLPVNKEVTVATYNDHRMAMAFAPLALKTPIIIQDAEVVSKSYPAFWDDLKKVGFTINRL
- a CDS encoding nucleotide pyrophosphohydrolase, which translates into the protein MDIKNAQQEVDNWIKEHGVRYFNELTNMAQLTEEVGEVARIIARRYGEQSEKESDKNKDLGEELADVVFVVLCLANQTGVNLQEAFDKKLDLKTKRDHDRHHNNDKLK
- a CDS encoding transglutaminase domain-containing protein, translating into MYFKVVITCFVLFIHSNVFAQEFKLGEVSREELEQKSHPDDPDAPAAILFRSGNTSFILDGDRNLYMITKVDTRIKIYTKEGYEYATDKLVYYTGGRRIRAYYSKACTYNLVNGEIDKTKLKEEGEFDEKIVEDFYAKKITLPNVKEGSVIEYRYTIKTPYHTNIRDWHFQYDIPANYVSYKSSIPSCFVFNTLLYGYIDVDKSESKLIRGVTKYNEFTTTYTAKNVKALKEEVFVNNMDNYRSTLKHELALTQFDGEQEKHYSTTWEAVAKKIYEDDDFGKELKRDSYFEDDLSVLLSGLQTPEKKIEVVFNYVKSRMNWNEESRYYCKEGVKKAYENKVGNAAEINLMLTAMLRYAGFDANPVLVSTRSNGIIAYPSMNGFNYVISSVSINDTLILLDATSKYTALGILPKRALNWKGRLIKKDGSNAEIDLLPTKKSLESVIITADLSPEGNILGKTRHTYFDSYAYNFREANKDINEENYIAEIEKNYNNITVSGFTISNVNDVSKPINEQYSFTSSSQVEFIGDKIYFNPLLFHTVEENPFKQEKREYPIDFVFPVLQKKMVIINLPEGYTVASLPEPVNIEMEQNIGRFKYNIAVINNQLQISTLFLINYANIHQEYYYTLKDFYRNMIEKQNEKVVLKKVK